GTCGATATTTAACAATAAAGACGATGTTATCCTTCTTAAACATACAATTTCAAAAGACATTATTAATCAGGCGTTTTTAATTATGTTTTTATCTGCAACACTTATATTCGGAGGATCACTTCTTTTAGCTTTGACCGAGAATCAAAAATTTCTCAGGATATTATTTGAAGTGACATCAGCTTTTGGAACCGTAGGTCTTTCAACGGGAATAACGCCGGATCTATCCGCACCGGGCAAAATAGTAATAACTTTAATAATGTTCATAGGAAGGCTGGGACCTTTAACCATAATTACAGCCTTGTCCCAGAAAACAAGAAAATACGAGATAAAATATCCGATTGGTAAACTTAATATCGGATGAAACATAGGAGAAAATTATGCAGAAAGAAACACTTTATGCTGTGTTTGGCCTTGGCACGTTTGGTCAGGAAGTATGTAGGGCCTTATCCGAAAAAGGATCAAAAGTTATAGCTGTTGATAAGGATCCAAAACTTATCGACAAGATAAAAGACTCTGTGACTCAGGCTGTGCTTTTAGACAGTACGGACGAAGATGCCTTGAGAAATGTCGGTCTGCAGGATGTGGATGTAGCAGTTGTTGCTATAGGAGATAGTGTGGACGGGAGCATTTTAACAACAGTTTTACTTAAAAATATCGGTGTTCCATATATTATAGCCCGCGCGATCTCAGATGTTCATGCACAGGTGCTTCAAAAGGTGGGTGCTACTGAAGTCCTCAATATCGCTGTTCAGCAGGGAAGAAGGCTTGCCCAGAGGATATTAGCTCCCGATATGGTCGAAATGATACCGATCTCTGATGATCATTCGATCGCCGAAATAAAAATTCCTTCGGGATTTGTAGAAAAATCCCTGAGAGACATAGGTCTGAGGAAAAAATACCATGTGACACTTGTGTCCATAAGGAGGATTGAAACTACTATAGATGAAATGGGGAACCCCAGGAAAGAAGAATTGATCTTGTATCCGACACCGGATGATATTTTGAAGATAAACGATAGTTTAGTCGTTTTAGGAAGCGATAAAGATATCGAAAACCTTAAGGAGCTTTAAAATGATTCTTGTAAGGAAAAGAGATTTATTGGTTCTGACGATACTTTTCTGCTTTATAGTCATTTTCGGTGAAATAAAATTTTTCACCGCGCTTAAAAGCATAGAAGTTCATACAAACCTTGTTTTAAAATATGAACTCGAAAACTTCATATTTGCTTCTGTAGTCATTCTTCTGATAGTGCTTTTATTTTTCATTAATTTTGTGAGAATGAGCGATAATGTATTGAAACGGCTGGATAAGATGGTTGAATTATCCCAGTACGGGAAATATGATATAACCCAGCACCTGGATGAGATGGGGCAGATAGGAAAGAGAGTAAAATATCTATTATTTCACCTTAATAATTTAAATGAAATGAAGACCGTAAAGATAAGCTCTCTGTCCCGGGTAAGCGATTTTTTGGTGGATAGAGCAGATGAAGAGATGTTTATTTTAGACTGCCGTGGCACTATTATTAATTGTTCCGAAAAACTTGCAAAAGAAGTAGAAGTTAACAAAAAAGATATCAATGGAAAAAACATTAAAGATTTCTTCAAGCAGGTCGATTTTGAGAATATTTACCGTGAACTTGAGAGTAAACGCTCAAAAATAGATAAAGATGATATAACTCTTGATATAAAAGGCAAGGACAATGAAAGAAAAATAACCTTTATTCCGATTATGAATTCCATGGAGCATATCGCTTATATTGTTGGCATCATGGGAGGGGATAAACCATTTTAGTTGTGGATGATGTTGAATATTTCTTGGTACATCAATCATATCGAGAGCAGTGTTATCAAATCAAAAATTGCACACAGCTTTATTGGACATTGAAAAAAAGACCAACAGAGGAAAGAAAAAAACATACCCGAATAGTTGAAGAACAGGGATATGTTAAAGCCTGTCCTGTCAATTTACGTAAAAAAGATGGCAGTATCATCAATACCCCCCTTATCTCAAACGGTGGTAAGAAAAGATAAAGATGGGAACATGATAGGTTTTCAGAGGGCAGTTACTGACATCACCGACCGCGTCTATTTTTGGGGCCAATCTTTCATCTTGAAAAAGGGGGGATCATGAAGTATAGGAAATAAATCGAGGGATTGAACGGATATTCGGTAGTCTGATCAATATAAAGAGTCATATAAAAAGTTTTTCCTGAATAGTTACAGCAGAGGTTAAAATGGGTATTGAAAAGATAGGGATAATAGCAAATGTCGGCAAGGAAAAGGCTTTGGAGTATGCCTCACGATTGAAAGAGTGGATTTTAAAAAAGAATTTGGGGGTCTTTCTGGAGAAGGAAGTAGCTGAAAAGCTGGGGGAGGCTTCCGGGCTTGAATGTGAAGAACTTGCATCTTTAGTAGATATAATTGTTGTCTTAGGCGGGGATGGAACGATTCTTCGCGCGGCGCGTTCTGTTAAGAAATTTGATGTGCCTGTCCTCGGCATCAATTTAGGGGAATTCGGTTTTTTGACGGAGGTCAATTTAGATGAAATGTTTGATGCGATGGAGGTAGTTTTTAGTGGAAAGCATCAAACTGATAAGAGAATGATGCTCGATGTTACAATAAACAGGAAACAAAAATGCATAAGCGAGAGCGTTGTCCTCAATGATGCTGTAATCAACAGAGGAAATCTTTCCAGGATAATTGAACTGAGAACGTTTGTTGATGGTCGGTATATGACCACCTTTAAGGCAGATGGGATTATTGTATCTACGCCTACAGGTTCCACGGCATATTCCCTTTCTGCCGGGGGGCCGCTTATTTCTCCTGAACTTGATTCAATAATTATTAATCCTATATGCGCACATACATTGACAAATAGACCGGTGGTTTTTCCCGATAGTGTCAATATAGAGGTTATTTTGTGGACGAAAGAGAAAGGAGCAACATTGACCCTGGATGGACAGGATTCGGTTACGTTGAAGTCGGGGGATATAATTATTATAAAAAAATCTGAATATTATACAAATCTTATTGTTTCTCCTCACAGAGACTACTTGGAGATCTTACGGACCAAGTTAGGGTGGGGCGGATTGCCGCCGGGTGTGAATAGAGATTGAAATGTTGATTGAGCTGAATATTAGAAATTTTGCTATCATCGATGAGCTTCAGGTATCTCTTACGGGGGGTCTTAATGTCATTACCGGTGAAACCGGTGCAGGCAAGTCTATCATCATCGGTGCTGTCGGTCTTCTTCTTGGAGACAGGGCATCCTCCGATTTGATAAGATCCGCTGAAGAAACAGCTACGGTAGAGGCACTTTTTGATATAAGCAACAAGGAGCAATTGAAAGAAAAATTGATGAGTAGCGGTTTATATGAGGGGGATGAACTTGTTGTTAAGAGAATTGTGGCGCGTTCGGGTAAAAACAGGGTTTATATCAATGGAAACCTGTCCACATTGAACATGCTTTCCACGTTAGCCGAATCGCTGGTTAATATATCCGGTCAGCATGAACATCAAATTATACTAAATGCCGAAAACCACATAGATATACTGGACGAATTTGGCGATATCCTGTCATTGCGGTCTGAATTTACAAATCTTTATCATGAGTATCAAAATTTAAAATCGAGGCTCAATGAGCTTGAGTTTATCAACCGCGAGAGCGGAAAGCGCGAAGAATTCCTCAGGTTTCAATTAAAGGAGATAGAGGATGCGGGTATTACGGTTGGGGAAGATTTGTCTCTATCACGAGAAAAGAATATCCTCAGCAATGCGAAGAGGTTGGCAGAATATGCCGCTGAGTCCCATGAGACCCTTTATGGTAAAGGTGGGTCCATACTGGAAGAGCTCGGCGGGACGATAAAGAACATAAAAGAGATAAAAAAAATTGATCCTGATTTGAAGGTATCCGAGCAGGGGCTCGATTCTATATTTTTTAGCCTTGAGGATATTGCTTTTACCCTGAGAGATTATGTAAAAAATATATCCTTTGAACCTGACAGGCTTGTGGAGATTGAAGACAGACTGGAGTATTTAGGAAGGCTTAAACGTAAATACGGCAAGACGCTGGAAGAGGTATTGGAGACAAAAAAAAGTGTTGAAAAGGAACTAAAAAATATATCATCTTTGGAAGAAGATATTAAACGGCTCTCAGAGCAGATTTTTTCAAAAGAGACGTTTTTGCTGGAAAGAGGAAAGGAGCTTTCTCAAAGGCGGCATGAGGTTGCTGAAGTTCTAAAAGAGGCGTTGGAGAGCGAGATTCATGCGTTGGGAATGGCAAATACGAGATTTGAAGTTTCATTTAATGAAACTGTTGAAGATAAAGTTGGCTCAAAAGGTATTGATATAATTGAATTTTATCTATCAACAAATGTGGGGGAAGAATTAAAGCCCTTGAACAGGATAGCTTCCGGCGGAGAGCTTTCCAGAATAGTGCTGGCAATGAAGAAATCTCTGGCCGGAACCGGTGCCGTTGATACAATTATATTTGATGAGGTGGACAGTGGCATAGGTGGTGCGATGGCCGGGATTGTCGGCAGGAAACTCAAGGAGGTATCAAAGCGTCATCAGGTTATATGTATTACCCATCTTCCCCAGATTGCCTGTTTTGGGGATAGCCACTTTCTTGTTTCAAAGAGGGTTTCGGGGGAAAGAACAAACACTCAAATATCCGTCCTCTCTGAGTCGGACCGTCTCGATGAGATTACCAGGATGCTCAGTGGACTTAAGATGACCGAAAAGACCAGGGAACATGCTCGTGAGATGCTGAAAGCCTCACGGAGTTGAGTTCAGAGTTCAGGGTTCAAAGTTCAAAGTTCAAAGTTTCTTTTTATGTTTCCTGACTCTGAACTTTGAACTCTGAACTCTAAACTTAGGGATTTGATATGCTCAGAAAAGCTAAAGTAAGTG
This Syntrophales bacterium DNA region includes the following protein-coding sequences:
- a CDS encoding TrkA family potassium uptake protein produces the protein MQKETLYAVFGLGTFGQEVCRALSEKGSKVIAVDKDPKLIDKIKDSVTQAVLLDSTDEDALRNVGLQDVDVAVVAIGDSVDGSILTTVLLKNIGVPYIIARAISDVHAQVLQKVGATEVLNIAVQQGRRLAQRILAPDMVEMIPISDDHSIAEIKIPSGFVEKSLRDIGLRKKYHVTLVSIRRIETTIDEMGNPRKEELILYPTPDDILKINDSLVVLGSDKDIENLKEL
- a CDS encoding NAD(+)/NADH kinase produces the protein MGIEKIGIIANVGKEKALEYASRLKEWILKKNLGVFLEKEVAEKLGEASGLECEELASLVDIIVVLGGDGTILRAARSVKKFDVPVLGINLGEFGFLTEVNLDEMFDAMEVVFSGKHQTDKRMMLDVTINRKQKCISESVVLNDAVINRGNLSRIIELRTFVDGRYMTTFKADGIIVSTPTGSTAYSLSAGGPLISPELDSIIINPICAHTLTNRPVVFPDSVNIEVILWTKEKGATLTLDGQDSVTLKSGDIIIIKKSEYYTNLIVSPHRDYLEILRTKLGWGGLPPGVNRD
- the recN gene encoding DNA repair protein RecN translates to MLIELNIRNFAIIDELQVSLTGGLNVITGETGAGKSIIIGAVGLLLGDRASSDLIRSAEETATVEALFDISNKEQLKEKLMSSGLYEGDELVVKRIVARSGKNRVYINGNLSTLNMLSTLAESLVNISGQHEHQIILNAENHIDILDEFGDILSLRSEFTNLYHEYQNLKSRLNELEFINRESGKREEFLRFQLKEIEDAGITVGEDLSLSREKNILSNAKRLAEYAAESHETLYGKGGSILEELGGTIKNIKEIKKIDPDLKVSEQGLDSIFFSLEDIAFTLRDYVKNISFEPDRLVEIEDRLEYLGRLKRKYGKTLEEVLETKKSVEKELKNISSLEEDIKRLSEQIFSKETFLLERGKELSQRRHEVAEVLKEALESEIHALGMANTRFEVSFNETVEDKVGSKGIDIIEFYLSTNVGEELKPLNRIASGGELSRIVLAMKKSLAGTGAVDTIIFDEVDSGIGGAMAGIVGRKLKEVSKRHQVICITHLPQIACFGDSHFLVSKRVSGERTNTQISVLSESDRLDEITRMLSGLKMTEKTREHAREMLKASRS
- a CDS encoding PAS domain-containing protein, which codes for MILVRKRDLLVLTILFCFIVIFGEIKFFTALKSIEVHTNLVLKYELENFIFASVVILLIVLLFFINFVRMSDNVLKRLDKMVELSQYGKYDITQHLDEMGQIGKRVKYLLFHLNNLNEMKTVKISSLSRVSDFLVDRADEEMFILDCRGTIINCSEKLAKEVEVNKKDINGKNIKDFFKQVDFENIYRELESKRSKIDKDDITLDIKGKDNERKITFIPIMNSMEHIAYIVGIMGGDKPF